The following are from one region of the Andrena cerasifolii isolate SP2316 chromosome 1, iyAndCera1_principal, whole genome shotgun sequence genome:
- the LOC143377333 gene encoding protein Wnt-4, with the protein MRPVVTTFLLVPLLLVAWQNGAQANWWYLGVEPRLNSGSGQGSGAEGQPQIVGAGVIGPASAEKNCKSVHLTAKQQAICSRSPPVLQAVSAGARLAIEECQHQFRSARWNCSISPENPENVFGGVMLVNSREAAFVYAISAAGVAYSVTRACSRGELTDCSCDNRVRTRRPNNWQWGGCSEDIHFGEKFSREWSDGGEEPVKEGVLHGPKGLAGQLMRKHDSEAGRRAVRSRMQRVCKCHGMSGSCSVRVCWRRLPAFRVAGAALAALHEGAALVRLAQRGGRRPARLRPARPDLKRPNKTDLVYLEDSPDYCEKNITLGIPGTRGRICNRTSLGLDGCRLLCCGRGYQTRVRDVTEKCNCRFVWCCHVKCDLCRHTREEHVCN; encoded by the exons GTACCTGGGCGTAGAGCCGCGGCTGAATAGCGGATCGGGCCAGGGGAGCGGTGCCGAGGGCCAGCCGCAGATCGTCGGCGCGGGTGTGATCGGGCCGGCGAGCGCCGAAAAGAACTGCAAGAGCGTGCACCTGACCGCCAAGCAGCAGGCGATATGCTCCCGCTCGCCACCCGTCCTGCAG GCAGTCAGCGCGGGCGCGAGATTGGCCATAGAGGAGTGTCAGCACCAGTTTAGATCGGCGAGATGGAATTGCTCCATCAGCCCGGAAAATCCGGAGAACGTTTTCGGCGGCGTGATGCTAGTCA ACAGTCGCGAGGCAGCGTTCGTGTATGCAATATCAGCAGCTGGGGTTGCTTACAGCGTCACAAGAGCGTGTTCCAGGGGCGAGCTCACCGATTGCTCCTGCGACAACCGGGTCAGAACACGCCGGCCGAATAATTGGCAGTGGGGCGGCTGCAGCGAG GACATCCACTTCGGTGAGAAGTTTTCGCGAGAGTGGTCCGACGGCGGCGAGGAGCCGGTGAAGGAGGGTGTCCTGCACGGGCCGAAAGGGCTGGCTGGCCAGCTGATGAGGAAGCACGATAGCGAAGCTGGCAGGCGTGCGGTCCGCTCGAGAATGCAACGCGTATGCAAGTGTCACG GTATGTCTGGCTCGTGCAGCGTGCGCGTTTGCTGGAGAAGATTGCCAGCGTTCAGGGTGGCCGGCGCTGCGCTTGCCGCTCTGCACGAGGGCGCGGCTCTGGTGCGACTGGCGCAGCGTGGCGGAAGAAGACCAGCGAGGCTGAGGCCCGCCCGTCCAGATCTCAAGCGACCGAATAAAACGGACCTAGTGTACCTCGAAGACAGTCCTGATTACTGCGAGAAAAATATCAC GCTCGGCATCCCTGGCACGAGAGGAAGGATATGCAACCGGACGTCCCTCGGCCTGGACGGATGCCGGCTGCTGTGCTGTGGCCGGGGCTACCAGACGCGGGTCCGCGACGTCACCGAGAAGTGCAACTGCCGGTTCGTCTGGTGCTGCCACGTGAAGTGCGATCTCTGCCGGCACACGCGGGAGGAGCACGTCTGCAATTAG